In Holophagales bacterium, one DNA window encodes the following:
- the argH gene encoding argininosuccinate lyase — MNDRPPSATPPETKLWGGRFRDSVDPEIHRFTASLPFDRRLARADLLGSLAHARMLLEQGIVDPPAAGPILDGLAGILAELESGRLAVDGADEDVHSWIERQLAERIGEAAGRLHTARSRNDQTGLALRLYTRERLAGLVRLAATLAEDLAARAGDHLETFLPGYTHQQRGQPVSLSHHLLAHAWSLLADARRFRTAHETAGVSPLGAGALAGSPHPVSPARVAELLGLPGVFANSLHAVADRDYAAEAAFACALCLVHLSRWASEVVLWTSSEVGFARLSDRVAKGSSLMPQKKNPEPAEILRGKSGRVLGDLQALLVVLKGLPLAYNSDLQEDKEALFDALDTAEGCLTVSRPLLAGLAFDVTRMGQALTGGYLTATALADLLVGAGVPFREAHGRAGRVVLAAEERNCELWELPESVLGELCPELPAGARERLLPEAAARSHRSPGGPAPERVVEQLAAAREAIAAELAWVDGLPEPPLRRALRDGTITADRLA; from the coding sequence TTGAACGACCGCCCCCCCTCCGCCACCCCACCCGAGACGAAGCTCTGGGGCGGACGGTTTCGCGACAGCGTGGACCCAGAGATCCACCGGTTCACGGCTTCCCTGCCCTTCGACCGGCGGCTGGCAAGGGCCGATCTCCTGGGCTCTCTGGCCCACGCCCGCATGTTGCTCGAGCAGGGGATCGTCGATCCCCCGGCCGCCGGTCCGATCCTCGACGGCCTCGCCGGGATCCTCGCCGAGCTCGAATCCGGCCGGCTGGCCGTCGACGGGGCCGACGAAGACGTTCACAGCTGGATCGAGCGGCAGCTTGCCGAGCGGATCGGCGAGGCCGCCGGCCGCCTCCACACGGCACGAAGCCGCAACGACCAGACCGGCCTCGCCTTGCGCCTCTACACCCGCGAGCGGCTCGCCGGGCTCGTGCGACTCGCCGCGACCCTGGCCGAGGACCTCGCGGCCCGGGCCGGGGACCACCTCGAGACCTTCCTTCCCGGCTACACGCACCAGCAGCGCGGCCAACCGGTCTCGCTCTCCCACCACCTGCTCGCGCACGCCTGGAGCCTGCTCGCCGACGCCCGCCGCTTTCGCACCGCCCACGAAACCGCGGGGGTCTCGCCGCTCGGCGCCGGGGCGCTCGCCGGATCGCCGCACCCCGTCTCGCCCGCCCGCGTGGCCGAGTTGCTCGGCCTGCCCGGCGTCTTTGCCAACAGTCTCCACGCGGTGGCCGACCGCGACTACGCCGCCGAGGCGGCCTTCGCCTGCGCCCTCTGCCTCGTCCACCTGTCGCGCTGGGCGAGCGAGGTCGTGCTCTGGACTTCGAGCGAGGTGGGGTTCGCTCGGCTCTCCGATCGCGTCGCCAAGGGCAGCAGCCTGATGCCGCAGAAGAAGAACCCGGAGCCGGCCGAGATCCTGCGCGGCAAGTCGGGTCGCGTGCTCGGCGATCTGCAGGCGCTGCTCGTCGTCCTCAAAGGGTTGCCGCTCGCCTACAACAGCGATCTGCAGGAGGACAAGGAAGCGCTCTTCGACGCCCTCGACACCGCCGAGGGCTGCCTCACGGTCTCGCGACCGCTCCTCGCGGGACTGGCGTTCGACGTCACCCGGATGGGGCAGGCACTGACCGGCGGCTATCTCACCGCCACCGCGCTCGCCGACCTTCTGGTGGGGGCCGGAGTGCCGTTCCGCGAGGCCCACGGCCGCGCCGGTCGCGTGGTTCTGGCGGCCGAGGAGCGCAACTGCGAGCTCTGGGAGCTGCCGGAATCGGTGCTCGGCGAGCTCTGTCCCGAGCTGCCCGCCGGCGCCCGGGAGCGCCTCCTCCCCGAAGCGGCGGCGCGCTCGCACCGCTCCCCCGGCGGTCCGGCCCCCGAGCGGGTCGTCGAGCAGCTCGCCGCCGCACGGGAGGCGATCGCCGCCGAGCTCGCCTGGGTCGACGGACTCCCCGAGCCGCCGCTGCGCCGCGCCCTGCGCGACGGCACGATCACCGCCGACCGTCTCGCGTGA
- a CDS encoding outer membrane beta-barrel protein — MALIRGKAGVTVGVAAALTLALAAGAAAAERPVCQDYKAKNRIMRIGQHPFAKKAPVKNVAELQAMWTAQGDEIKSLLESQGLGQTAAPLAEAVAAGKVRDAELKSGDTLNWMAYRKRAKKPADLIMPACYAGKKTYPGYAMTVEIPQAVQIANAICRLDASGDVAAKTLKADASASSKGATVVMKGPGGEQTIISADGPRTWEGPWVKRYCFDTEFVVNAPPPVTDRKIDVYDFMVPAACGNLSFAGQTIRTEQVKGEACTATFSVPRAVPPPPSITLAVEPAEIFRGQSVTYTATGHWDREAECGVVDPLVVTTARCSDPEAGRWTAETGSFTPAKAGSYTFSGTAKNEIGDATSTTTTVLVKPRWAIRGFLAAIKANSNSAWQRTNAGTTSEELSSLTVDDGWGIGASAEYRFSDLMGLEGALIFGELESKFRYSRFAGSDSDSDKMGMKALTFGPNFHLIRGSKADFYVGPFAAYMQMDDASFNVLGANRKRGYSNELGYGAQLGLDYGFGPCTPWALHFGLRYIDPKFDVDGGDGNPSITVTPLLFEAGFAYRF; from the coding sequence ATGGCACTCATTCGAGGGAAAGCCGGAGTCACCGTCGGCGTGGCTGCGGCGCTGACGCTTGCGCTGGCTGCCGGCGCCGCTGCGGCGGAACGCCCGGTTTGTCAGGACTACAAGGCCAAGAACCGGATCATGCGGATCGGCCAGCACCCGTTCGCCAAGAAGGCGCCGGTCAAGAACGTCGCCGAGTTGCAGGCGATGTGGACCGCGCAGGGCGACGAGATCAAGTCGCTGCTCGAATCGCAGGGCCTCGGCCAGACGGCCGCCCCTCTCGCCGAAGCGGTCGCCGCCGGCAAGGTGCGTGACGCCGAGCTGAAGTCCGGCGACACGCTGAACTGGATGGCCTATCGGAAGCGGGCGAAGAAGCCGGCCGACCTCATCATGCCGGCCTGCTACGCCGGCAAGAAGACCTATCCCGGCTACGCGATGACGGTCGAGATTCCGCAGGCCGTGCAGATCGCCAACGCCATCTGTCGCCTCGACGCCTCGGGCGACGTCGCCGCCAAGACCCTCAAGGCCGACGCCTCGGCGAGCTCGAAGGGCGCCACGGTGGTGATGAAGGGACCGGGCGGAGAGCAGACGATCATCTCGGCCGACGGTCCGCGCACCTGGGAAGGGCCGTGGGTCAAGCGCTACTGCTTCGACACCGAGTTCGTGGTCAACGCTCCGCCGCCGGTCACCGACCGGAAGATCGACGTCTACGACTTCATGGTGCCGGCCGCCTGCGGCAACCTCTCGTTCGCCGGCCAGACGATCCGCACCGAGCAGGTGAAGGGCGAGGCCTGCACGGCCACCTTCTCCGTGCCGCGCGCGGTGCCGCCGCCGCCGTCGATCACGCTGGCGGTCGAGCCGGCCGAGATCTTCCGCGGTCAGTCGGTGACCTACACGGCCACCGGCCACTGGGATCGCGAAGCCGAGTGCGGCGTCGTCGACCCGCTGGTCGTCACGACGGCGCGCTGCAGCGACCCCGAGGCGGGCCGCTGGACTGCCGAGACCGGATCGTTCACGCCGGCCAAGGCGGGTAGCTACACCTTCTCCGGGACGGCGAAGAACGAGATCGGCGACGCGACGTCGACCACGACGACCGTGCTCGTCAAGCCCCGCTGGGCGATCCGCGGCTTCCTCGCGGCGATCAAGGCGAACAGCAACTCGGCCTGGCAGCGCACCAACGCCGGGACGACGAGCGAGGAGCTCTCCAGCCTGACGGTCGACGACGGTTGGGGGATCGGCGCTTCCGCCGAGTACCGCTTCAGCGACCTGATGGGCCTCGAGGGCGCGCTGATCTTCGGCGAGCTCGAGTCGAAGTTCCGCTACAGCCGCTTCGCCGGCTCCGACAGCGACAGCGACAAGATGGGGATGAAGGCGCTGACCTTCGGACCGAACTTCCACCTGATCCGTGGCTCGAAGGCCGACTTCTACGTCGGACCGTTCGCTGCCTACATGCAGATGGACGACGCGTCGTTCAACGTGCTCGGTGCCAACCGCAAGCGCGGCTACTCCAACGAGCTCGGCTACGGCGCCCAGCTCGGCCTCGACTACGGCTTCGGCCCCTGCACGCCGTGGGCGCTGCATTTCGGCCTGCGCTACATCGATCCGAAGTTCGACGTCGACGGTGGCGACGGCAACCCGAGCATCACGGTCACGCCGCTGCTGTTCGAGGCGGGCTTCGCGTACCGCTTCTAG
- the ltrA gene encoding group II intron reverse transcriptase/maturase — protein MAEMPRQSGKADGGTVRSTAPVPPVTPAWNDSVGEPPPMQLEEVLRRENLLRAYQRVRSNGGAPGVDGMSVEELGKHLVQHWDAIREELREGRYRPAAVRLVEIPKPGGRGVRRLGIPTVLDRLIQQAILQVIQPPIDATFSDASFGFRPGRSAQQAVSRAREHVKAGNRWVVDIDLKDFFDRVNHDVLMARLARRIEDQRLLRLIRRSLEAGLLEGGLASPRVEGTPQGGPLSPLLSNVLLDELDRELERRGHRFVRYADDCNVYVRSKRAGERVLDSLERFLAKRLRLPVNRDKSAVDRPWVRRFLSYSMTAHREPKLRVSREALARMRSKLRETLSGGRGQSLSKTIQKLGPVIRGLVGYLRDVETRSSFEELDQWLRRKLRCIVWRQWKRPRTRAKELMKRGIACDRALVSSYNGHGPWWNAGASHLNQALPAGWLAQLGLLSFVQEHRRLTCSP, from the coding sequence ATGGCTGAGATGCCACGGCAGAGCGGGAAGGCGGACGGCGGAACCGTCCGAAGTACCGCCCCTGTGCCGCCAGTGACCCCGGCATGGAACGACTCCGTCGGGGAGCCGCCGCCGATGCAACTGGAAGAGGTGCTACGCAGGGAGAACTTGCTGCGCGCGTACCAGCGGGTCAGGAGCAACGGGGGTGCGCCGGGCGTCGACGGGATGAGCGTCGAAGAGCTCGGCAAGCACCTGGTGCAGCACTGGGACGCGATCCGCGAGGAGCTACGCGAGGGGAGGTACCGCCCCGCCGCGGTCCGCCTGGTGGAGATTCCGAAGCCAGGTGGCCGGGGAGTGCGCCGTCTGGGAATCCCGACGGTCCTCGACCGTCTGATTCAGCAGGCGATCCTTCAGGTGATTCAGCCGCCCATCGACGCGACGTTTTCGGACGCGAGCTTCGGCTTTCGTCCGGGGCGCAGCGCCCAGCAAGCCGTGTCTCGGGCCCGCGAGCACGTGAAGGCGGGGAACCGATGGGTGGTCGATATCGACCTGAAGGACTTCTTCGATCGGGTCAACCACGACGTGCTGATGGCACGGCTGGCGCGCCGGATCGAGGACCAGCGCCTCCTTCGTCTGATCCGCCGATCCCTCGAAGCCGGGCTGCTGGAAGGCGGCTTGGCCTCGCCGCGGGTGGAGGGAACGCCGCAAGGCGGGCCCCTCTCACCGCTCCTGTCGAACGTCCTGCTCGACGAGCTGGATCGGGAGCTGGAGCGCCGCGGGCACCGCTTCGTGCGTTACGCCGACGACTGCAATGTGTACGTGCGGTCCAAGCGTGCCGGCGAGCGGGTGCTGGACTCGCTGGAGCGCTTCCTCGCGAAGCGTCTCCGGCTGCCGGTGAATCGCGACAAGAGCGCGGTGGACCGTCCGTGGGTGCGGAGGTTTCTGAGTTACTCGATGACGGCTCACCGTGAGCCGAAGCTGCGGGTTTCGCGCGAGGCGCTCGCTCGGATGAGGAGCAAGCTGCGCGAGACGCTGAGCGGCGGTCGTGGCCAGAGCCTGTCGAAGACGATTCAGAAGCTCGGCCCGGTCATCCGTGGCCTGGTCGGGTACCTCCGCGATGTCGAGACACGCTCGAGCTTCGAGGAGCTGGACCAGTGGCTCCGCCGCAAGCTGCGCTGCATCGTGTGGCGCCAGTGGAAGCGGCCACGAACCCGCGCCAAGGAGCTCATGAAGCGGGGTATCGCCTGCGACAGGGCGCTCGTCTCGTCCTACAACGGTCACGGTCCGTGGTGGAACGCCGGTGCGTCCCACCTCAACCAAGCCCTCCCCGCCGGCTGGCTCGCACAGCTCGGACTCCTCAGCTTCGTCCAGGAGCACCGGAGGCTGACGTGCTCACCTTGA
- a CDS encoding M13 family metallopeptidase: MSAIRLAALATLTLGLAGPALATDLPPAAGQSTIAQQVLSSMDLKADPCQDFYRYACGGWLDSTKLPADQARWTRSFSTISERNREIVRTILDEAAAAPGTDPHAERALVGNYYAACMDEPAVEKAGTTPLAPWLAEIDKVSDPASLFAVAGKLHRAGANTLFGAGPVPDFKNPELNILFLIQGGLGMPERDYYVSEDPTKKELMQKYEAHVARMLGLLGTPAAQAAADAKAIVAFETELARASRPNTEMRQIEKLYHPVDRAGLTKVAPGLPWDRYFEAIGFPALADLNVATPEFFTALEKLAATTPLPTLRAYLRWSAVNSAADQLAKPFVDANFDFYGKTLSGQAEIQPRWKRCVAATTGALGEAIGKVYVDREFAGDSKEKALEMIHDIETAFVNSLPRLRWMDDATRERAKEKSLAIANKIGYPDKWRDYSTMNVGRTSYFDNTVSGSIFEFDRQMRKVGKPVDRTEWGMTPQTVNASYNPLQNEISFPAGILQPPFFHRDFPAALNYGGIGAVVGHELTHGFDDMGRKFDSKGQLREWWAPEVAARFEGQTSCVKDFYSKFEVEPGAKVNGELTLGENIADLGGLKQAYAAYKIWEKRHGPPPPAVPGLTNEQLLFVGWAQVWCTVAAPEFLRQQVATDPHSPGHFRAIGAPMNNPAFFEAFSCKAGTPMHPADICTVW, translated from the coding sequence ATGTCAGCAATCCGTCTCGCCGCTCTTGCCACCCTCACTCTCGGTCTCGCCGGCCCGGCGCTGGCCACCGACCTGCCGCCGGCCGCCGGCCAGTCGACGATCGCCCAGCAGGTGCTCTCGTCGATGGACCTCAAGGCCGATCCCTGCCAGGACTTCTACCGCTACGCCTGCGGCGGCTGGCTCGACTCGACCAAGCTGCCCGCCGATCAGGCCCGATGGACTCGCAGCTTCTCGACCATCAGCGAGCGCAATCGCGAGATCGTTCGCACGATCCTCGACGAGGCCGCCGCCGCCCCCGGCACCGACCCGCACGCCGAGCGTGCGCTCGTCGGCAACTACTACGCCGCCTGCATGGACGAGCCCGCGGTCGAGAAGGCAGGCACCACGCCCCTCGCACCCTGGCTCGCCGAGATCGACAAGGTGAGCGACCCGGCGTCGCTCTTCGCGGTCGCCGGCAAGTTGCACCGCGCCGGGGCCAACACGCTCTTCGGCGCCGGACCGGTGCCCGATTTCAAGAACCCCGAGCTCAATATCCTCTTCCTCATCCAGGGCGGCCTCGGCATGCCCGAGCGCGACTACTACGTCAGCGAGGACCCGACGAAGAAGGAGCTGATGCAGAAGTACGAGGCGCACGTCGCCCGCATGCTCGGCCTGCTCGGCACGCCGGCGGCGCAGGCCGCCGCCGACGCCAAGGCGATCGTCGCGTTCGAGACCGAGCTCGCCCGCGCTTCCCGCCCGAACACGGAGATGCGGCAGATCGAGAAGCTCTACCATCCCGTGGACCGTGCAGGGCTGACCAAGGTCGCTCCGGGTCTCCCGTGGGACCGCTACTTCGAGGCGATCGGCTTCCCGGCGCTCGCCGACCTGAACGTCGCGACTCCCGAGTTCTTCACCGCTCTCGAGAAGCTCGCCGCGACGACGCCGCTGCCGACGCTGCGCGCCTACCTGCGCTGGAGCGCGGTCAACTCGGCCGCCGACCAGCTCGCCAAGCCGTTCGTCGACGCCAATTTCGACTTCTACGGCAAGACCCTCTCCGGCCAGGCTGAGATCCAGCCCCGCTGGAAGCGCTGCGTCGCCGCGACGACCGGCGCCCTCGGCGAGGCGATCGGCAAGGTCTACGTCGACCGCGAATTCGCCGGCGACAGCAAGGAAAAGGCGCTCGAGATGATCCACGACATCGAGACCGCCTTCGTCAATTCACTCCCGCGGCTGCGCTGGATGGACGACGCCACGCGCGAGCGCGCCAAGGAGAAGTCGCTGGCGATCGCCAACAAGATCGGCTATCCGGACAAGTGGCGCGACTACTCGACGATGAACGTCGGCCGGACGAGCTACTTCGACAACACGGTCTCCGGCTCGATCTTCGAGTTCGACCGCCAGATGCGCAAGGTCGGCAAGCCGGTCGATCGCACGGAGTGGGGGATGACGCCGCAGACCGTCAACGCCTCCTACAACCCGCTGCAGAACGAGATCTCGTTCCCCGCCGGCATCCTCCAGCCGCCCTTCTTCCACCGCGATTTCCCGGCGGCGCTCAACTACGGCGGAATCGGTGCGGTGGTCGGACACGAGCTCACCCACGGCTTCGACGACATGGGTCGCAAGTTCGACTCCAAGGGGCAGCTCCGCGAGTGGTGGGCCCCGGAGGTCGCGGCGCGTTTCGAGGGCCAGACCTCGTGCGTCAAGGACTTCTATTCGAAGTTCGAGGTCGAGCCCGGCGCCAAGGTCAACGGCGAGTTGACGCTCGGCGAGAACATCGCCGACCTCGGCGGCCTCAAGCAGGCCTACGCGGCGTACAAGATCTGGGAGAAGCGCCACGGCCCGCCGCCGCCGGCGGTGCCGGGCCTCACCAACGAGCAGTTGCTCTTCGTCGGCTGGGCGCAGGTCTGGTGCACGGTCGCCGCGCCGGAGTTCCTGCGCCAGCAGGTCGCCACCGACCCGCATTCACCGGGCCATTTCCGCGCCATCGGTGCGCCGATGAACAACCCGGCCTTCTTCGAGGCGTTCTCCTGCAAGGCCGGCACGCCGATGCATCCGGCCGACATCTGCACGGTCTGGTAA